Genomic segment of Thermogemmata fonticola:
CCAGGGAAGAGGAAAGCCAAGGTAGATGTCTACTCTTTGCTTCTAACGAATTCCAGACGCCGGAACTGGTTCGACCAACTGTCTGTCCGCTCCATCAACCTCCGGTGAAGCTCCAGATCTTCGAGTATTCCATTCCTACCGCCTTATCTTGTTCTTATTCTCCGTTGTTCCAGAGACTCATTCCTCTGCCGCGCATCATGCGCCCTGTCGATAAAAGCTTCTCAGATTCCTTTGGTGTAGGATAATTGACCGAAAAGATATTCTCCCTTATTATATTGTTAGTATTCCGAATCCTGTAGATTATACAGAATGTAGAAAGATGGTTATGATGTACCCGTCCGATCATGCACTTGCCCTGGCTCGCGTGTTGCGAGTGATTGAGATCATCGCTAACCGACCTGATATATCAAACGAGGAACTAGTAGAGCAGTTAGTTAGCGACGGGATCGATCCTGTCGATGCCCACCTTCTCATGGCCTTTGTTCCGACTGCACTCTCATATCCGATTGTAGTAAGCATGGGAGCTTCCAACTTGCCTTGGTATTACACGGTCGGCAAGCGACCAGGGTCGAGAAGATTAGTACTTTTGCCATTGAAAGAGGAGCATTACTTTACCGCCGCGCTACAGTGGGTCACTGAGCTGTTAGCAATGGACCCAGCCGCACGACCTATCACTCTGGAAGCATTCAATGCGGTAGTTGTTCGTAGCCCGGTACTGGATGCTGCCAACGGAATGATAGAAAATTACGGACGAGATGCCCTCCGTGGGGGTGTGTTTGCCCCGTTGGTTATCTGTGGTGTCACCGCAGAGGAAATCGAAGCCAGCCGCCGCGCCTTTCGGTCCAAAAGGCGGTGGTGGCAATTCTGGCGACGATGAAACGATCACAGACGCGTCCCAAATCCGCCACATCCAGAGCAATCCTTGCCTGGGTAAAGAATTAGGTAGACATCGGCCCTGGGAAACTTTCCAGAGAGGATAAGTCTTGGAGGGATCGATGGTGACATTGCCCATCATTGTTATTTCAAGAGGCGATATAGATGTGTATGACTCCGTTGAAGAGGCGGCCCTCTCGATGGAGTCAATTGATGTGCTCGAGGGTGAGTACGTCGTTTTTGATTCTCAAGGTTATCTTTTGGAGTTGTACGTTGATGACCTTTACAAACCGCGAGGACCAAAGTGGCTTCGATGGTTCCTTGGTGTGCCGATTGGTCCTGTCGAAATTCGCGGCCGTAAGGAAGCTGAACCACGCGAAGGAGAGCTACGCTCACGGATCATAGAGTATCTAACTACGCTGCAAAAACTTGGCATTGTGCGTGCGGAGTTAGATTGGTTGTCAACCGCATCGCTGTCCGAACTCATTAATGCTGTACGCGACCCCTGAAGGCTCAATCGCTAACAGCCGAGCATACGACCTAACGATAAGATCGTAGCGCTCTTTGAGAATTCGGGCAAGGTCGTCGAGCATTATCTCTACGACCCCTTCGGTCAGGCGGCGGTGCTGGATGCGGAGTGGAACGTTCAGTCCGGTGGCAGTGCCTACGATTGGCGCTATCTGCATCAGGGTGGACGGTACGATGTCACCAGTGGTCTGTATCACTTCCGCCACCGCGACTACTCGCCCACCCTCGGCCGCTGGACGAGCCTCGATCCCCTCTCCTACGCCGCGGGAGATGTGAACCTATACCGCACCGTCGGCAACGACCCCCTCAACTCCCTCAATCCGAGCGACCTGCACGATGTCAAAACAGTGTCCATGACACCACCTTTGCCCCCGCCTCATCATGTTCCCCCAGTGCCCAGTCCCAGCAGCTACAACAGACCAAGCCCAACCCCTTACCAACGTGTCCTGATCCTGCGCTGCGCCGTCTGCGACGGCACAGCCGATGGCCAATGACTCCCACTTGCCACCTTCCCCGAACTGATCTAATACGCCCCGCCCGACCAACGGCACGCCTTAGCCGACATCGATTAGGCCGCCCTCGACCACCGCTTCCAAGCCAACTTCAACCCGTTGCTGCCCTCCGGTCCCCTGGCCGGGCAGGCACGCTTAGGCGGCAGCGGCGAAGTGCTTGGGACAGCCTTCAGCCACTGGGCGGATTATCTGTTTGCGCCATTGCCCGGTAGTCCCAGTTCAAGGGTGGGGGCGATGACGCCGGTGGTCGGTCCGGCGCGGGAGACAGTCGCGGCGATCCAAGCAGAACGGTGTGATCGGGCGTTGTTCTACGGCGGCTCGGCGATCGTGGATGTAGTCCTCGCCAAATGGCTGGCCAATGGAGTTGTCTCCACTTGGCGACGAGCGCCGGGGAACGCTCCACGAGGATTGCTGAATGAAGGAGCAAGAGCCACTGAGTTGGCTAACGAGGCTCTCTTAAACAAATTGCGGGCACGAGGCTACACGATTGACCAGAGTGCCGAGGTTCAACGCTACCTGGACCAACGGGGAGCAAATGCAGCAACCTTCCTGAATAAAGACTTGCTTCTCCGACCAGATGCTCGCAAAATCGAAGCGCTGGAGGAGTACCTGCATAACGTACAACAAGACATTGGTTTGCTGAACAAGATGACCCCAGCTCAGATGGAGATTCATGTCAAGGAGTTCATGCTTCGGCACAAGAAGATGCTCGGCATCTCTGATGCCGATGGCTCAGTGGCTCAAGAATTGGCTTGACAAAGCCAAGGGGTTGTGAGAATGGACCGAGCAATG
This window contains:
- a CDS encoding RHS repeat-associated core domain-containing protein, whose product is MVALFENSGKVVEHYLYDPFGQAAVLDAEWNVQSGGSAYDWRYLHQGGRYDVTSGLYHFRHRDYSPTLGRWTSLDPLSYAAGDVNLYRTVGNDPLNSLNPSDLHDVKTVSMTPPLPPPHHVPPVPSPSSYNRPSPTPYQRVLILRCAVCDGTADGQ